TGCCACGCGCAGCACGGTGAAGCGCCGCGTGGACCCGTTCTACGCGACCCGGGTGGTGCTCATCGCGAAGGCGAGTTCGATCACCGGCTCGCTCCTCGCGGGTGGCGCCGCCGGGGTGCTCGTGGAGCTGCTCGTCCGGCCGGTCTCGGCGTCGTCGTCGGTGTGGAGCGCGGTGGCGATGCTGGTGGCGGCGCTGCTGCTGCTCGCGGCGGGGCTCGTGGCGGAGAGCCTCTGCACGGTGCCGCCGGACGACGACGAGCGGCATCCGCCGGGAACCGCGGCATCCTGACCGGTAGCGTGAACCCGTGACCGACGACGCCGCCCCCGTGACCGCCGCACCCACCGGGCAGCGGCTCGATCCCGTGCCGGGCGAGTGGCGGCGGGTGTCGCCGAAGTACCTGGTGGTCGACCTGGTGTCCACCCTCATCGGCGGTGCGATCGCGACCGCGGCGACCGCCCTGCCCGCGACGCTCTTCGGCTGGGGCGTGTGGTGGTGGCTGCTGCCGGCCGCGGTCGCGCTGGTCTCGCTCGTGGGGCTCGCGCTGACCCCGCGCCGGGTGCGCTCGATCGGCTACCGGCTGCGGGACGACGATCTGCTGTTCCGCCGCGGCATCATGTTCCAGCGTTTCGTGGCGGTGCCTTTCGGGCGGATGCAGCTCGTCGACATCACGCGCGGCCCGATCGTGCGCGCACTCGGCCTCGCCGAGCTCAAGCTCGTGACGGCCGCCGCATCGAGCGGCGTCGTCATCCCGGGCCTGCCGCTCGCCGAGGCGGAGGAGCTGCGCGACCACCTCGTGGCGCTCGCCGAGACGCGTCGGGCGGGGCTGTGACCCAGCTCGCCGACGGCTCCTGGCACCGACTGCACCCGGCGACGCCTCTGCTGCGCGGCGGGATCGCGTTCCTCGCGCTGCTCGGGATCGTCATCGCGAACCTCCGCGAACGGCTCGTCGAGTTCTTCATCCCCGGCGTCGAATGCCCGGAGTCGCTGTGCTCGGAGGACCCGATCTCGGTCATCCTCGACCGGTACCTGCTCCTCGCGGTGCTCGTGGCGGCGGTCGTGCTGCTGCTCATCGTGGCGTTGTTCTGGCTCTCCTGGCGGATGCACACCTTCCGGGTCACCGAGGAGGTCGTGGAGGTGCGTTCCGGGGTGGTGTTCCGCTCGCACCGCAAGGCCCGGCTCGATCGCGTGCAGGGCATCAACGTGAGCCGCCCGCTCGTCGCGCGCATCTTCGGTGCAGCCCGCTTGGAGATCAGCGCGGCCGGCTCCGACGCGAACATGCAGCTCGCCTACCTCACGAGCGCCAACGCCGACGGTTTGCGGGCCGAGATCCTCAGCCGCGCGTCGGGCATCCGGGCGCAGGCCGCGTCCGCGTCGGCGTCGGAGGCGAACGGGGATGCGCCCGCCGCGCCCGCGGGACTCGGCGAGGTGGCCCGTCAGCGCATCGACGAGTTCCTGGCACCCGAACTCGACCCGAACCTCGCTCCGCCGCAATCGGTCGTGACGATGCACGCCGGGCGTCTCGTCGGGTCGACCGCGTTGAGCTTCGGGACGATCTTCTTCGTGCTCGTGATCGTCGTGCTGGCGATCGTCATGACCGCCACCGACGGCGGGCCGTACCTGCTGTTCGCGACCATCCCCGTGCTGTTCGGCTTCGGCTCCTTCCTCGCGAACCGCATCGTCAAGTCGCTGCGGTACTCGATCGCGGCCACCCCCGACGGGGTGCGGGTGGGCTTCGGGCTGCTGTCGACGAGCAACGAGACGATCCCGCCCGGCCGCATCCACAGCGTCGAGATCTCGCAGGAGCTGCTGTGGCGTCCCGCCGACTGGTGGACGGTCCGGGTGAACCTGGCCTCGCACTCCTCCGCGAAGGGGGCGGCGGGGCAGCGCAGCACCACGATCCTCCCGGTGGGTTCCCGGGTCGAGGTGCTCAAGGTGCTCGAGCTCGTGCTTCCCGGGCTCGTGACGGAGGCGACCCGTTGGCAGATCGAGGGCGGCCTCGACGACGCACGCCACGGCGACGGCTTCACCACCTCCCCGCGCCGGGCCGCGATCCTGCGGTGGTTCTCCTGGCGGCGCAACGGCTTCCTGCTGTTCCCGGATGCCGTGGTGCTGCGCCGCGGCGCGATCTGGCGTTCGCTCATCGTGGTGCCGACGGCCCGCACGCAGAGCGTCGACGTCCGGCAGGGGCCGCTCGAGCGGGCGCTCGGGCTCTCGGCCGTGCAGGTGCACACCGTGTCGGGTCCGGTGAGCGCACGCATCGGCGCCCTCGACGTGCGGGACGCCTCCCGCCTGTTCCGCGGCGTCGCCGCGGCGGGGGTCGCGGCGATCGAGGCGGATCGCTCGCACCGCTGGGGCGCCGCGTGAACGCCCGGGACGGGCGGCTCGGCGTGGGGGTGATCGGCGGCGGCCACGTGGGTCCCGTGCTGGGGGCGGCCCTCGGCGGCGCCGGGCACGCGGTCGTCGGGGTCGCCACGGTGTCGGATGAGGGGCGCGACCGGGTGGAGGCGCTGCTGCCGGGCGTGCCGGTGCTGGCGGTGCCGGAGCTCGTCGAGCGCAGCGAACTGGTGCTCATCGCGGTGCCCGACGAGGAGCTCCCGGAGCTCGTGGCGGGGCTCGCCGCCGTCGGCGCCTGGCAGCCGGGGCAGCTCGTGGCGCATACGGCGCCCGGATACGGGGTCGGGGTGCTGCAGCCCGCCTTCGCGGCCGGCGCGATCCCGCTCGCCATCCATCCGGCGATGGCCTTCACGGGCACGAGCATCGACCTCGCCCGCCTGCACGACGCCTGGTGCGCCGTCACCGCCCCGACGCCCGTGCTGCCGATCGCCCAGGCACTCGTGGTGGAGCTCGGCGCCGAGCCGGTCGTGGTGGCGGAGGCCGACCGCCCAGGCTATGCGGCGGCGCTCGCGGCACTGCGCGGACTCTCGGCCGAGGTGGTGGCCGAGGCGGTCGACGCGCTGCGCGCGGCGGGGGTGCCGAGCCCGGGCCGGGTGATCGCCCCGCTGCTGCGTTCGGCGATCGAGAACGCCCTCGCGGCCGCCGGCGACTGAGGTCCGAGCGGGGCCGAGACCGGGCTAGCCTTGACACTCGTGACCCTGCCCGATGTCGTGACCACGATCGCCGAGCTGCGCACGCGCCTCGCCGGGCAGCGGGTGGCGCTCGTGCCGACGATGGGCGCGCTGCACGCCGGGCACCTCGCCCTCGTGGACCGCGCGGTCGACCTGGCGACCGCATCCGCGGACGGTCTCGTGGTCGTGTCGATCTTCGTGAACCCCCTGCAGTTCGGGCCTGCGGAAGACCTCGACCGGTATCCGCGCGACCTCGACGCCGACCTGGCCGCGCTCGCGGACCGCGGGGTCGGGATCGTGTTCGCGCCGAGCGTCGCCGAGATGTACCCCGACGGCAAGCCGCAGGTGACGCTGCGCGGCGGCGCCGTCTCCGAGCTGTACGAGGGCCGCTCGCGCCCCGGGCACTTCGACGGCATGCTCACCGTGGTGGCGAAGCTGCTCGGCATCGTGCGGCCCGCCGTGGCGCTCTTCGGACGCAAGGACGCGCAGCAGCTGTTCCTCGTGCAGCGGATGGTGAAGGACCTCGACCTCGCCATCCGCATCGAGGGCGTCGAGACGGTGCGCGAAGCCGACGGGCTCGCGCTCTCGAGTCGCAACCGCTTCCTCACCGCCGAGGAGCGCAAGGCCGCCCCCACCCTGCACCGGGCGCTCGAGGCGGCGTCCTCGGCGGGCGATCGCGGCATCGACGCGGTGATCGCGGCCGCCCAGTCGGTGCTCATGGATGAGGAACTCGTTAAGCTCGACTACCTGAGGGTCGTCGACCCGCGCACCTTCCAGCCGGTGTCCGACGACTTCCGCGGGCCCGCGCGCGTGCTCATCGCCGCGCACCTCGGGACGACCCGTCTCATCGACAACGACGACATCTACCTGAACTGAGCACCCCCGTGACCGAGCCCACCGAGATCCCCGCCGAGCCCACCCTCGAGGAGATCGCCGAGCAGAAGGCCGTGCGGCTCGCCAAGCGCGAGCGCCTCATCGCCGAGGGCGACGAGGCCTACCCGGTGACCCTGCCGATCACCGACACCATCCCGGCCCTGCGCGAGCGATTCGGCGCGCTCGAGGCGGACGCCACCACCGGCGTCCGGGTGGGTGTCGCCGGGCGCGTCGTACACCTGCGCAACACCGGCAAGCTGTGCTTCGCGGCCCTGCAGTCGGGCGACGGATCGCGCATCCAGGCGATGGTGTCGCTCGCCGAGGTGGGCGAGGAATCGCTGCAGCGCTGGAAGGAGCTCGTCGACCTGGGCGACCACCTGTTCGTCGCGGGCGAGGTGATCTCGTCGCGTCGCGGCGAGCTGTCGATCCTCGCCGACGAGTGGCGGATCGCGGCGAAGGCGATCCTGCCGCTGCCGAACCTGCACTCCGAGCTCTCCGAGGAGACCCGGGTGCGCCAGCGCTACCTCGACCTCATCGTGCGCGAGCAGGCCCGCCACACGGTCGTCGCCCGCGCGAAGGCGGTCGCCTCGCTGCGGGCCACCTTCGCCTCGCACGGCTTCCTCGAGGTCGAGACCCCCATGCTGCAGACCCAGCACGGCGGAGCGGCGGCACGTCCCTTCGTCACCCACTCGAACGCCTTCGACACCGAGCTGTTCCTGCGGATCGCGCCGGAGCTGTTCCTCAAGCGCGCCGCCGTCGGCGGCATCGACCGGGTGTTCGAGATCAACCGCAACTTCCGCAACGAGGGTGCCGACTCCACCCACAGCCCCGAGTTCGCGATGCTCGAGGCCTACCAGGCGTACGGCGACTACGGCACGATCGCCGACCTCACCCAGGAGCTCATCCAGAACGCCGCCGTCGCGGTGTCCGGATCGCATGTGGTCACCTGGGCGGACGGCACCGCGTTCGACCTCGGCGGCCAGTGGGACCGCATCTCGATGTACGGCTCGCTGTCGGATGCGGCGGGCGTCGCGATCACGCCGCAGACGCCGCTCGCCGCGCTCGCCGCGCTCGCCGAACGCGAGGGCGTCGAGGTGAAGCTGCCCACCCACGGCAAGTACGTGGAGGAGCTGTGGGAGCACTTCGTGAAGGGCGGGCTCGAGCGGCCCACCTTCGTGATGGACTTCCCCGTCGACACCTCGCCGCTCGTGCGCGACCACCGCGAGATCCCGGGCGTCGTGGAGAAGTGGGACCTCTACGTGCGCGGCTTCGAGCTCGCCACCGGCTACTCGGAGCTCGTCGACCCCGTCATCCAGCGGGAGCGCTTCATCGAGCAGGCGAAGCTCGCCGACCGCGGCGACGACGAGGCGATGCGGCTCGACGAGGACTTCCTGCGGGCGATGGAGCACGGCATGCCCCCGATGGGCGGCATGGGCATGGGCATCGACCGCCTGCTCATGGCGATCACCGGCCTCGGCATCCGCGAGACGATCCTGTTCCCGCTGGTGAAGTAGGTTCGCAGCATGACCGAGCCGACCCCGGAGAAGGAGCCGAAGCCCGCGGGCGAGCGGCCGAAGATCTCGCGCGGCCGCATCGCCGTGTGGATCGCGATGGCGGCCATCGGGCTGTGGCTCATCGGAACCGGCATCGTCGGCATCCTCACCACGAAGGGCTGAGCGGTGGATCGACGCACCTCGCGGCTGGTGATGTACGGCGGGCTCGTGCTGATCCTCGTGGTGGTCGTCCTCGTCGTCGTGCTCAGCCCGCGCTGAGCCGGGCGTCGTAGGCTGGCGGCATGCCCACCGACTTCTGGGGAAACGCGATCTTCTCCGTGATCCCGACGATCGCGCTCGGGCTGGTCTTCTGGTTCGTGCTGCGCGCGATCATCCGCGCGGACCGCACCGAGCGCAAGGTCTACGCCGAGATGGAGGCCGAGGAGCGCGCGCGTCGC
The Protaetiibacter larvae DNA segment above includes these coding regions:
- a CDS encoding DUF3180 family protein yields the protein MTRTRPGALVLLAGIGAVAAFLLQLGLGALGYSKLVPQLSLSVTLAVIAVVVVALAVPIRRATRSTVKRRVDPFYATRVVLIAKASSITGSLLAGGAAGVLVELLVRPVSASSSVWSAVAMLVAALLLLAAGLVAESLCTVPPDDDERHPPGTAAS
- a CDS encoding PH domain-containing protein, translating into MTDDAAPVTAAPTGQRLDPVPGEWRRVSPKYLVVDLVSTLIGGAIATAATALPATLFGWGVWWWLLPAAVALVSLVGLALTPRRVRSIGYRLRDDDLLFRRGIMFQRFVAVPFGRMQLVDITRGPIVRALGLAELKLVTAAASSGVVIPGLPLAEAEELRDHLVALAETRRAGL
- a CDS encoding PH domain-containing protein, whose protein sequence is MTQLADGSWHRLHPATPLLRGGIAFLALLGIVIANLRERLVEFFIPGVECPESLCSEDPISVILDRYLLLAVLVAAVVLLLIVALFWLSWRMHTFRVTEEVVEVRSGVVFRSHRKARLDRVQGINVSRPLVARIFGAARLEISAAGSDANMQLAYLTSANADGLRAEILSRASGIRAQAASASASEANGDAPAAPAGLGEVARQRIDEFLAPELDPNLAPPQSVVTMHAGRLVGSTALSFGTIFFVLVIVVLAIVMTATDGGPYLLFATIPVLFGFGSFLANRIVKSLRYSIAATPDGVRVGFGLLSTSNETIPPGRIHSVEISQELLWRPADWWTVRVNLASHSSAKGAAGQRSTTILPVGSRVEVLKVLELVLPGLVTEATRWQIEGGLDDARHGDGFTTSPRRAAILRWFSWRRNGFLLFPDAVVLRRGAIWRSLIVVPTARTQSVDVRQGPLERALGLSAVQVHTVSGPVSARIGALDVRDASRLFRGVAAAGVAAIEADRSHRWGAA
- a CDS encoding DUF2520 domain-containing protein, producing the protein MNARDGRLGVGVIGGGHVGPVLGAALGGAGHAVVGVATVSDEGRDRVEALLPGVPVLAVPELVERSELVLIAVPDEELPELVAGLAAVGAWQPGQLVAHTAPGYGVGVLQPAFAAGAIPLAIHPAMAFTGTSIDLARLHDAWCAVTAPTPVLPIAQALVVELGAEPVVVAEADRPGYAAALAALRGLSAEVVAEAVDALRAAGVPSPGRVIAPLLRSAIENALAAAGD
- the panC gene encoding pantoate--beta-alanine ligase, coding for MTLPDVVTTIAELRTRLAGQRVALVPTMGALHAGHLALVDRAVDLATASADGLVVVSIFVNPLQFGPAEDLDRYPRDLDADLAALADRGVGIVFAPSVAEMYPDGKPQVTLRGGAVSELYEGRSRPGHFDGMLTVVAKLLGIVRPAVALFGRKDAQQLFLVQRMVKDLDLAIRIEGVETVREADGLALSSRNRFLTAEERKAAPTLHRALEAASSAGDRGIDAVIAAAQSVLMDEELVKLDYLRVVDPRTFQPVSDDFRGPARVLIAAHLGTTRLIDNDDIYLN
- the lysS gene encoding lysine--tRNA ligase → MTEPTEIPAEPTLEEIAEQKAVRLAKRERLIAEGDEAYPVTLPITDTIPALRERFGALEADATTGVRVGVAGRVVHLRNTGKLCFAALQSGDGSRIQAMVSLAEVGEESLQRWKELVDLGDHLFVAGEVISSRRGELSILADEWRIAAKAILPLPNLHSELSEETRVRQRYLDLIVREQARHTVVARAKAVASLRATFASHGFLEVETPMLQTQHGGAAARPFVTHSNAFDTELFLRIAPELFLKRAAVGGIDRVFEINRNFRNEGADSTHSPEFAMLEAYQAYGDYGTIADLTQELIQNAAVAVSGSHVVTWADGTAFDLGGQWDRISMYGSLSDAAGVAITPQTPLAALAALAEREGVEVKLPTHGKYVEELWEHFVKGGLERPTFVMDFPVDTSPLVRDHREIPGVVEKWDLYVRGFELATGYSELVDPVIQRERFIEQAKLADRGDDEAMRLDEDFLRAMEHGMPPMGGMGMGIDRLLMAITGLGIRETILFPLVK